The genomic DNA CCATAGCAATACTTAGCAGGATCATTCTCTAGTCAATACTCTATTTTGGCAGCACTAACAGATACATTCTATGCAGTAGCTGAAAGTATTTTAGTCAAATCAATGGCTTTACTATTTGATTGGTATGATCCACACACTTGGCTAATGGCCTCAGCTAACGCTAGTTTATCGTGTAAACCAGGATGATGCTGGCTTACTAACGGAAAATGATTAAAACGAACCCCATTCACTTCGGAGCAAGCGAGCTCAATCTTATTGCCATGCTGAATAACATCGGCGATGACTTCCTTGCCTATAAGCTGGTTGAACCAAGCAATTTTATCTTCGATGCTAAAGGTGCTTGCTGGTGAATATTCGGGCGTTAAATTATCCACTAAAATAACATGCGCTTGAGAGTCTCGAATACTCTTGGTTAGCTGAGGGATCAATAACGGTGGCAGTATACTGGTTAAAAAACTGCCAGGGCCGATGATAATTAAATCGGCTTCAGCGAGTGCATAGCACGCCTCTGATGTTGCTTCGACTTCAGGCTCTAATGATAATGCAATCGGCGCTTCTTTCATGCCGTCGACATTAAGTTCGCCAAAGACTTTGTTGCCACAATGCGTAAGTGCAACAAGATGAGTTGAAGCTTCAGACATCGGAATAATTTGCGTCTCAATTTTAAGTAAGCCACGAATTAAATTTACCGCTTCAAGCGGTCTTACACAAAGTTGATCGAGTGCGTGTAAAACCAGATTACCTAAATTATGCCCAGAAAGTTCATTATCACCCGTGAAACGATGATCGAATAACATCGAACCTAACGATGGCCTTAGGGCCAGATGGGAAAGACAATTACGTAAATCTCCCCACGCTATAGTTTGTTGATCCTGCCTCAGCCGACCGGTAGATCCACCATTATCAGTGGTTGCAACAATCCCTGTTAATCTTGGGCCTAAAAAAGATAAAGCGGCAAGAATACGGCCTAATCCATGCCCGCCACCTATGGCTACCACATGATGATAATTATTGAGTTTTTGATCCAACATAATCTGTTCTCAAGTCCTTGAGTTGTTGAATAAGACGATATGCAGTCGATAAAGACTGCCCAGTTATCACGTTCAATCAATGTTAACTGTATATGGTCATTAAAGTGTAATTATTTTTCCGTTTTGCTGCCTATATTGGTCACAATCGGGACCCAAAGCCGATAAGCACCCCATCCACAAAAGCGCTTTACTGTATCCTATCGGTCATTAAGGTTATAATTAACGAGATTAGTAAGTTGAAAATGAGTTTTTGATAAGGCAGGTACTATTGAAGATAGGCAATATAGGTAAAGTAACATTTGCATTAGGCTTAGCCGTTGTTGCATTGTTGGCGATAAGACTCTTTATCATTCCTAATACGACTCAAGAATCAGTCACATCTGGAACTCATCAACTTAATGAAGTTGATCTAGGTGAAGTACCGTTGTTTGCTGAAATAGATGATGTAGTCACTAAAAAGCAAACGTTCTTTGATTACTTGCGGCCTTCGGTTGAAGCTCAAAATCAAATTATTATTCACGACCGTCAATTCATATTGGCTGTTATTGATAAAATCGATAATGATTTAGGCTTAAGTGGATCTGATAATGAGAGGTTGAATTCAATTCTTGAATATTATCAATATGATGTTAAATCATTTACGCGCAATACCTTAACGCCCTTATTAAAGCGCGTCGATATCATTCCAGTTGATATGGTGTTAGTACAAGCTGCCAACGAAAGCGGTTGGGGCAGTTCACGTTTTGCAATCGACGGGTTTAATTTTTTTGGCCAGTGGTGTTTTACCGAGGGCTGTGGTTTAGTGCCATTAGCGAGGGCGGACGGCAAAAGCCATGAGGTGGCTGTATTTGATTCACCCAAAGAGTCAATTATTGCCTACATGATTAATTTAAACACTAATTCTGCGTATCGTTTATTTCGTTCTATTCGCGCTGATTTACGGGCGCAAAAAATTAAGCTGACCGCCGAGAAATTGGTTTATGGCTTAATTAATTATTCAGAACGAAAGGACGAGTACATTGATGATCTACTCGACATGCTTAAACACAATAAGCCATATTTACAAGGGAACAAAGCTAATGCTTAATCGCACGCTAGTGATCGGATTTATTTTTATATCGTCTATTTTTATGGTTAGTAGCAGTGTTGCTGAAACTGTTTCATTAGAGTACAAAGGCTTTTACGATCGATTAAAGCAAGTGAATAAGCAAAACTATCCATTGGTTGAGGTAGCCTTTAGTGTACCGATCACATCAGATTGCACCATAGTGTCAGGTAGTATCACTACCGAAAAAGAGCAGTTCCCACTACCGTATAATGCGCAACAGCGCTTATTTATTCCCTACGATCCGCAGTTGAAATCTGACCGAGGTTTGGTCAATATCAATGTGACCGGTGATGCAGAACAATGTGCCATTGCCATGCAGGTTCGCGCTAAAGAAACCAAGCTAAATTTCACTCAAACGGAACTGTTAGCACTAACCGGCGATATGAATAAGCTGCTTGATGGATTACAAGGTTTTCCGATGAAGTATTTTCGTAAACCGATTAGTGGACTGACATTTGAGTTTGCCAACCAACACAATAACGGCACTATCATTATGGCAACCATTGACGGTGTAGAATCGACAGTGGATCAGAAATACACACTGACACAGGCCAAAATCAATCAACTGCAACATCTTTCATTTAATCAGCAACCCACTGTCGTCAGTCCATTCGTCATGAAATAATGTCGGACTGTCATTCGAGCTAGATAAGTTCTACTCGAATAATTAGGCTAAACGTTTTTGTAAAACCAATTGATGTAATAATAAAGGCGTTGATATCAACGCCTTTAGTTTATCTGTTAACAGGTGAATGCCATTATTATGGCGTAAACGTCGCGACTACATCGATTCGATTACTGATATCTAAATCAATATGACCATTATTACTGATATCAACAAAATCAAAAGCAGGTAAATCTGCATCAGCAATATCACCCGTGTTCACAACATCTGAATTTCGTTGCAATGAAACAAAATCAAACTGCTCGCGGTCAACACCTTGCGATGGTGCGGTATTTTGCATTGCGGTAAAAATAGTTTCAATGCGACCAGGATATTGTTTATCCCAAAGCTGTAACATATCTTTAATCGCACCTCGTTTTAAATTTTCTTGCGAGCCACATAAGTTGCAAGGAATGATAGGAAACGATTTCAATGTCGAATATTCTTCAATGTCTTTTTCACGGCAATAGGCCAACGGACGAATAACCATATTGGCACCGTCATCAGATAACAGTTTAGGTGGCATAGATTTTTGTTTGCCGGCATAAAACATATTTAAAAATAAGGTTTCAATAATGTCGTCACGGTGATGACCTAGTGCAATTTTTGTTGCCCCTATGTGTTGGGCGAAACCATAAAGCGTACCACGACGCAAACGAGAACACAGTGAACATGTCGTTTTGCCTTCAGGTATCTTTTCTTTGACAATAGAATAGGTATCTTTTTCAAGAATATGGTAAGCGACACCTAACTCATCTAAGTATGCTGGCAACACATGTTCAGGAAAGCCAGGTTGTTTTTGATCTAAGTTAACAGCGACAATTTCAAATTTAATTGGCGCGCGTCGTTGAAGATTTAATAAAATATCCAGCATAGTGTAGCTGTCTTTGCCACCGGAAAGGCAACACATAACGCGATCACCATCTTCGATCATATTATAATCCGCAATCGCTGAACCGACTTCATGTCGTAAACGTTTTTGCAGCTTATTTATACGAGTTATATAATTTTCAGAGATTGTATCAACTTCAGACATAAAAATGCGCCCAGTAACTAAGTGTTTCAGGGCGCGTATTATTCCAGCATTCGAGGTCAGGGTAAAGAAGTTAACCTCTTCTAATGGAGACTAATCTTCTAAAGGTGATTTATATCCATCAGGTTTAATCGCCAACAAATCACAATTAATACTGTCGATGACATGTTCAGCCGTATTACCAATTAATGTAGCAGAAAAACCTGTGCGGCCAACTGTACCAAGTACAACTAATTCAGCATCTAATTTGGTCGAGATTTCAGGAATAACATCTTCAGGTAATCCTTCTTCAACATGGCAGTTTTCTAATGGAATATTATAAGCTTGAGCTAAATACTGTACTCGTTGCTCATGCTGCATCCGCACAGTATTGTTATACACACTGGCATCAAAGTCGGGGAGTTCGATAGCGAGATTTACTGGCGTACCAGGATACCCATTAACTAAGTGCACACTTGCAGAGAATTTTTTGGCTAAATCGAGAGCGTGATTAATGATTTTACCGTTAAGAGTTTGATGATCTTCATCTTCGGTAGCAACGTTGACCGCACAGACAATTTTGCCTGCAACTGGCCAATCATGTTCTTTGACTAACAACACCGGGACAGGAGACTTACGCATTAAATGCCAATCTGTAGGGGTAAAAATGACCGCTTTTAATTTATGATGTTCATGTGTGCTTTTAACAATCAAATCATAATGACCTTTTATCGCATGATTTATTACACTTTCGAAAGGGCGGTTATGCCAAACAACTTCAGTATTAATATTAATATTATGCTTATCAAAACCACTAATGGCGTTTTCTAACCAGGCAACACGCTGATCGATGACACCTTGTCGCATAGCTTCACGTTCTTGGCTAGATAAAATAGAGGTCATTTCATATGAGAAATCAAAAATAGATAAAAATGCAGTTATCTCTGCCTGACTTTTTGACGCTAACTCAACAGCACGTGCCAATGCGGGTTGATGATCCGTTGTAGGATTAATCACCACTAATATCTTTTTATAATCCTTCATATAACCTCCAAGCTGTTATGTTTTTATTGATATTATCTATTGATAGTATTACCGTTTACTAATATTTAAACATTGAGATAGATCATACTAATTTAATTTAAGTGGCGATGCGAGCATTTCCAGCAAGGCTACTTAACGCGGAATGATCAATAATAGAAATGTACTTACCTTTGACTTCAATTAAGCCTGACTTTTGGAACCGGCCCAATAAACGGCTAATCGTTTCAACCGTTAACCCCAAATAATTACCGATATCACCGCGAGTCATCGAAAGTCTAAATTCATGGGGCGAGAACCCCCGTTTACCGAAGCGATTAGCAAGATTATTGATAAATGCGGCCAAACGTTCTTCGGCATTTTTCTTGGAAAGCAGGAGGATCATTTCTTGATCACTCATAATTTCATTACTCATCAATCGCATAATTTGCTGGCGCAGTTTAGGCATAGATCCAGATAAATCATCTAAGGTATCGTAGGGGATTTCACAGACCATTGAGGTTTCTAAGGCTTGGGCAAAACTCTGGTGACGTTGGGCATGAATACCATCAAAACCAATGACGTCACCCGCAAGATGAAAACCAGTAATTTGTTCATCACCTTGTTCTGTAATGGTATAGCTTTTAATCGTACCGGAACGGATCGCATACAATGACTTAAGTACGTCACCGGATTTGAAGATAAGATCACCTTTTTGAATGGGTTTTTTACGTTCAATAATATTATCGAGTTTATCAAGCTCTTCATTATTTAACGTAAAGGGTATACACAGGGCTTCCATACTGCAATCGTGGCAATGAATGGCGCAACCGCTAGTAGATGGACGAGTTTTAATGAAATCTGAAGGCATACCCATTCTCAATTTATGAAGACATCACCATGTTATACCATTCCGCATTAATAAGGTACTCCTCAACATGAGAGTTGCACTTGCTAAATGAAGTGAATGGACGGTGTAATAGTTACACGTTTACGGTTAAGCAAAAGTCCAATATAACTTACCTCTTTTGAACGCTCCTTAGACGCTAGTGCATATTGTAACAACTTAGTGAATAAATGCTTTAAATATTTAACATTTTGCTAATACCTATTGATTATAAAGGGTATTTATAGCTTAACGACAATATGTAACTCAGTTATCGTTACCAACTAGTTTAGTTGATTAAAAGCAATATAAAGAGTCTGCAATCCAAATAATACTAATAAGCCGCCGCTGAATAATCTCACTGCACGTTTTTGTACCCATTGAGCCAAGGTTTTTGCCGCTAATCCTGCAGCAAATAAAGCAGGTAGCGTACCCAAACCAAAAGCCAACATAATCAAGCCGCCTTGTAATGCGCTACCTGACGCGACGGACCAAGTTAACGTACTGTACACCAGACCGCAAGGTAACCAGCCCCAAACCATGCCGGCTAGCACTGCTTGCATTGGATGAGTAATCGGCATTATTTTACGTGTAAGCGGCTGTATATAACGCCAAAGGAGTTTACCTACTTTTTCAATGTGCACAATACCAAACCATATCTGAGCGATATACAGCCCAGTGAGTATCA from Shewanella psychromarinicola includes the following:
- a CDS encoding sulfite exporter TauE/SafE family protein, yielding MIEYNLGGAFIVGLMGAAHCFGMCGGLIGAFSANIPTHGQNRLATQLTFLFSYNLGRIFSYTVAGAIVGGSVSALGHLFDADNYLIVLRIIAGTMMILTGLYIAQIWFGIVHIEKVGKLLWRYIQPLTRKIMPITHPMQAVLAGMVWGWLPCGLVYSTLTWSVASGSALQGGLIMLAFGLGTLPALFAAGLAAKTLAQWVQKRAVRLFSGGLLVLFGLQTLYIAFNQLN
- a CDS encoding DUF2987 domain-containing protein, translating into MLNRTLVIGFIFISSIFMVSSSVAETVSLEYKGFYDRLKQVNKQNYPLVEVAFSVPITSDCTIVSGSITTEKEQFPLPYNAQQRLFIPYDPQLKSDRGLVNINVTGDAEQCAIAMQVRAKETKLNFTQTELLALTGDMNKLLDGLQGFPMKYFRKPISGLTFEFANQHNNGTIIMATIDGVESTVDQKYTLTQAKINQLQHLSFNQQPTVVSPFVMK
- a CDS encoding glucosaminidase domain-containing protein; translated protein: MKIGNIGKVTFALGLAVVALLAIRLFIIPNTTQESVTSGTHQLNEVDLGEVPLFAEIDDVVTKKQTFFDYLRPSVEAQNQIIIHDRQFILAVIDKIDNDLGLSGSDNERLNSILEYYQYDVKSFTRNTLTPLLKRVDIIPVDMVLVQAANESGWGSSRFAIDGFNFFGQWCFTEGCGLVPLARADGKSHEVAVFDSPKESIIAYMINLNTNSAYRLFRSIRADLRAQKIKLTAEKLVYGLINYSERKDEYIDDLLDMLKHNKPYLQGNKANA
- the yvcK gene encoding uridine diphosphate-N-acetylglucosamine-binding protein YvcK, encoding MLDQKLNNYHHVVAIGGGHGLGRILAALSFLGPRLTGIVATTDNGGSTGRLRQDQQTIAWGDLRNCLSHLALRPSLGSMLFDHRFTGDNELSGHNLGNLVLHALDQLCVRPLEAVNLIRGLLKIETQIIPMSEASTHLVALTHCGNKVFGELNVDGMKEAPIALSLEPEVEATSEACYALAEADLIIIGPGSFLTSILPPLLIPQLTKSIRDSQAHVILVDNLTPEYSPASTFSIEDKIAWFNQLIGKEVIADVIQHGNKIELACSEVNGVRFNHFPLVSQHHPGLHDKLALAEAISQVCGSYQSNSKAIDLTKILSATA
- the ttcA gene encoding tRNA 2-thiocytidine(32) synthetase TtcA, yielding MSEVDTISENYITRINKLQKRLRHEVGSAIADYNMIEDGDRVMCCLSGGKDSYTMLDILLNLQRRAPIKFEIVAVNLDQKQPGFPEHVLPAYLDELGVAYHILEKDTYSIVKEKIPEGKTTCSLCSRLRRGTLYGFAQHIGATKIALGHHRDDIIETLFLNMFYAGKQKSMPPKLLSDDGANMVIRPLAYCREKDIEEYSTLKSFPIIPCNLCGSQENLKRGAIKDMLQLWDKQYPGRIETIFTAMQNTAPSQGVDREQFDFVSLQRNSDVVNTGDIADADLPAFDFVDISNNGHIDLDISNRIDVVATFTP
- the uspE gene encoding universal stress protein UspE — its product is MKDYKKILVVINPTTDHQPALARAVELASKSQAEITAFLSIFDFSYEMTSILSSQEREAMRQGVIDQRVAWLENAISGFDKHNININTEVVWHNRPFESVINHAIKGHYDLIVKSTHEHHKLKAVIFTPTDWHLMRKSPVPVLLVKEHDWPVAGKIVCAVNVATEDEDHQTLNGKIINHALDLAKKFSASVHLVNGYPGTPVNLAIELPDFDASVYNNTVRMQHEQRVQYLAQAYNIPLENCHVEEGLPEDVIPEISTKLDAELVVLGTVGRTGFSATLIGNTAEHVIDSINCDLLAIKPDGYKSPLED
- the etrA gene encoding electron transport transcriptional regulator EtrA; translation: MPSDFIKTRPSTSGCAIHCHDCSMEALCIPFTLNNEELDKLDNIIERKKPIQKGDLIFKSGDVLKSLYAIRSGTIKSYTITEQGDEQITGFHLAGDVIGFDGIHAQRHQSFAQALETSMVCEIPYDTLDDLSGSMPKLRQQIMRLMSNEIMSDQEMILLLSKKNAEERLAAFINNLANRFGKRGFSPHEFRLSMTRGDIGNYLGLTVETISRLLGRFQKSGLIEVKGKYISIIDHSALSSLAGNARIAT